A genome region from Cucumis sativus cultivar 9930 chromosome 4, Cucumber_9930_V3, whole genome shotgun sequence includes the following:
- the LOC101211650 gene encoding protein ROOT INITIATION DEFECTIVE 3, with translation MPSSPQEVVLASSPDGPIVAYDASTGTHLASFNSSRSPRRGITRAGKSFIAVSHICPVTASGSIHIYNWWTSSAFQCLTVPEPVAPLTATPDGFYLFAGGLSGYIHILSLPSGDVLNSLPAHKKPVSCLKLSADGSLLISGGDDGTIVVMPIFQLVQAKPRENATEHILHQFLAHTDSVTSIYSGMGISSTQIVSCSLDGRCKLWNLLSGTILHTVVFPCAIFSVVLEPSETEFFAAGSDGLVYKGSLGHNNKRRRGTDYELIPQISNDLVYRRSLRHKNKHLTGTSSELIPWSTKHEAAVVSIVIVNEGKHLISAAEDGSIWVWEVKKGQVIMALENEMGSISDLVMATERSHGKEQCVKTDSHGGAMEISERFRLPIKMLGLSIKQTVEMQGEVGAAGSDVSRAIEMLESAIAVYEKMLELILKEAKASYNQREETQG, from the coding sequence ATGCCATCTTCTCCACAAGAAGTTGTCCTTGCCAGCTCTCCTGATGGACCCATTGTTGCCTATGATGCCTCCACAGGCACCCATCTGGCCAGCTTCAACAGTAGCCGTTCGCCTCGCCGTGGCATTACCCGAGCCGGGAAAAGTTTCATAGCTGTTTCCCACATTTGCCCAGTCACTGCTTCGGGCTCGATCCATATTTACAATTGGTGGACTTCATCTGCCTTCCAATGCCTAACTGTCCCTGAACCCGTTGCCCCTCTCACAGCCACTCCTGATGGTTTTTATCTGTTTGCTGGTGGCCTTTCAGGCTACATCCATATTCTCTCTCTTCCATCAGGGGATGTTCTCAACTCTCTACCTGCACACAAAAAGCCGGTATCTTGCCTTAAACTTAGTGCCGATGGGTCACTTCTCATTTCAGGTGGGGATGATGGCACAATCGTTGTCATGCCAATCTTTCAACTTGTACAAGCCAAACCACGAGAAAATGCAACCGAACACATTCTGCATCAGTTTTTAGCACATACTGATTCAGTAACTTCCATTTACTCGGGCATGGGGATATCCAGTACCCAAATAGTCTCCTGCTCATTGGATGGCAGATGCAAACTTTGGAACTTGCTCTCAGGAACCATCTTGCACACCGTGGTATTCCCTTGTGCCATTTTCAGTGTGGTCTTAGAACCATCAGAGACAGAATTTTTCGCTGCAGGATCTGATGGCTTGGTGTACAAGGGATCGTTGGGACATAACAACAAACGCCGTAGGGGCACAGACTATGAACTAATTCCACAAATCTCCAATGACTTAGTGTATAGGCGCTCATTGAGGCATAAAAACAAACACCTAACAGGCACGAGCTCTGAACTAATTCCATGGTCGACAAAGCACGAGGCTGCAGTTGTTTCTATAGTCATAGTAAACGAAGGAAAGCACTTAATATCTGCAGCAGAAGATGGGAGCATCTGGGTCTGGGAAGTGAAGAAAGGGCAGGTCATAATGGCCCTTGAAAATGAGATGGGAAGCATAAGCGATTTGGTGATGGCCACAGAAAGAAGCCATGGTAAAGAACAGTGTGTCAAAACAGACAGCCATGGAGGAGCAATGGAAATCAGTGAAAGGTTTAGATTACCCATTAAAATGTTGGGGTTGTCAATAAAACAAACAGTTGAAATGCAAGGCGAGGTGGGGGCGGCCGGAAGCGACGTGAGTAGAGCCATTGAGATGCTGGAATCTGCCATTGCTGTGTATGAGAAGATGTTGGAATTAATCCTCAAGGAAGCCAAGGCAAGCTACAatcaaagagaagaaacaCAGGGATAG
- the LOC101208301 gene encoding protein VTE6, chloroplastic isoform X2, giving the protein MEYINSHLIGNLDFHCQMALYLSQSVGRSKQRAESGTAATKVKMAQKEAQGVAEKRKGRRGPGSVIGSSAAGCVCAVLMINKVGGEAFAQLWRLGFVASFCTKLSDTVSSEIGKAYGRITYLVTNFKVVPRGTEGAVSLEGTFAGLLAAIALAFVGCLLGDVTASEAIVCVIASQIANLGESIIGAVLQEKEGFQWLNNDVVNVINISMGSILAVLMQQLILGH; this is encoded by the exons ATGGAGTACATCAATTCACACCTCATTGGAAACTTAGATTTTCATTGCCAAATGGCATTGTATCTAAGTCAGAGCGTTGGAAGAAGCAAGCAGAGAGCAGAATCG gGAACGGCTGCAACAAAGGTCAAGATGGCCCAAAAGGAGGCACAGGGCGTAGctgaaaagagaaaggggaGAAGAGGACCTGGTAGTGTTATAGGATCCAGTGCTGCTGGTTGTGTTTGTGCTGTGCTCATGATTAATAAAGTTGGGGGAGAAGCATTTGCTCAACTTTGGCGACTTGGTTTTGTTGCCAGTTTCTGTACTAAATTGAGTGATACTGTCTCGAGCGAAATAGGGAAGGCATATGGTCGGATAAC GTACCTGGTGACAAATTTTAAGGTTGTTCCTCGGGGAACAGAAGGGGCTGTCAGTCTCGAGGGAACCTTTGCTGGACTCTTAGCAGCAATCGCTCTTGCATTTGTTGGCTGTCTTTTGGGTGAT GTAACTGCATCTGAAGCTATTGTATGCGTTATAGCTTCACAGATAGCTAATCTTGGTGAAAGCATCATCGGTGCAGTACTTCAAGAGAAGGAAGGATTTCAGTGG CTCAATAATGATGTTGTtaatgtcatcaacatatcCATGGGCAGCATTTTAGCTGTCCTGATGCAGCAACTTATACTTGGTCACTGA
- the LOC101208301 gene encoding protein VTE6, chloroplastic isoform X1 has protein sequence MALMISSTLPFPLLLSPKRHQFPLLPFPLKPLITKSNPNPSSKMVVRAQSFETLASGAVNLLQSNPATWHSALLSNLLIFLLGSPILVSGLSPSGIASAFLLGTLTWRAFGPSGFLLVATYFVIGTAATKVKMAQKEAQGVAEKRKGRRGPGSVIGSSAAGCVCAVLMINKVGGEAFAQLWRLGFVASFCTKLSDTVSSEIGKAYGRITYLVTNFKVVPRGTEGAVSLEGTFAGLLAAIALAFVGCLLGDVTASEAIVCVIASQIANLGESIIGAVLQEKEGFQWLNNDVVNVINISMGSILAVLMQQLILGH, from the exons ATGGCTCTCATGATTTCTTCAACTCTCCCTTTTCCCCTTCTTCTGTCTCCCAAACGCCATCAGTTTCCCCTTCTACCTTTTCCTCTTAAACCCCTAATTACCAAATCCAACCCTAATCCTTCCTCCAAGATGGTGGTCCGAGCCCAGAGCTTTGAGACCCTTGCATCCGGTGCTGTCAATCTCCTCCAATCCAATCCCGCCACTTGGCACTCTGCCCTACTCAGCAACCTCCTCATTTTCCTCCTGGGTTCCCCCATTCTCGTCTCCGGTTTGTCTCCTTCTGGCATTGCTTCTGCTTTCTTGCTTGGTACTCTCACATGGCGTGCTTTTGGGCCCTCTGGTTTCCTTCTTGTTGCTACCTACTTCGTTATT gGAACGGCTGCAACAAAGGTCAAGATGGCCCAAAAGGAGGCACAGGGCGTAGctgaaaagagaaaggggaGAAGAGGACCTGGTAGTGTTATAGGATCCAGTGCTGCTGGTTGTGTTTGTGCTGTGCTCATGATTAATAAAGTTGGGGGAGAAGCATTTGCTCAACTTTGGCGACTTGGTTTTGTTGCCAGTTTCTGTACTAAATTGAGTGATACTGTCTCGAGCGAAATAGGGAAGGCATATGGTCGGATAAC GTACCTGGTGACAAATTTTAAGGTTGTTCCTCGGGGAACAGAAGGGGCTGTCAGTCTCGAGGGAACCTTTGCTGGACTCTTAGCAGCAATCGCTCTTGCATTTGTTGGCTGTCTTTTGGGTGAT GTAACTGCATCTGAAGCTATTGTATGCGTTATAGCTTCACAGATAGCTAATCTTGGTGAAAGCATCATCGGTGCAGTACTTCAAGAGAAGGAAGGATTTCAGTGG CTCAATAATGATGTTGTtaatgtcatcaacatatcCATGGGCAGCATTTTAGCTGTCCTGATGCAGCAACTTATACTTGGTCACTGA
- the LOC101211401 gene encoding protein trichome birefringence-like 42 — protein MALAGGRFTGGVIFLIFLQIILRRGVVHGDSFYERQKPKQWNNNNGCDFYEGSWVYDVSYPLYDASNCPFIGDGFNCQKNGRPDSEYLKFRWQPRRCDLPRFNGEDLLERYRGKKIMVVGDSLSNNMWQSLTCMLHTAVPNSNYTLTTHNSLSTFFFPEYETSVMYLKNGFLVDLVKEKIGKVLKLESISRGDEWKNVDLMIFNTYHWWTHTGHYKTWDFFQVGDKLVKEMDRMEAFKIGLTTWGKWLDSNINPSNTIVFFQGVSAVHIDGNDWGEASTKNCQGEKQPIKGSRYPGPSLEGEAIAKNVLSDIVTPVYLLDVTLLTQLRKDGHPSNYTTSNNSTPLLDCSHWCLAGVPDTWNLILFATLFQN, from the exons ATGGCCTTAGCTGGCGGCCGGTTCACCGGGGGCGTCATCTTTCTCATATTTCTGCAAATTATTCTCCGCCGTGGAGTCGTCCACGGAGACAGCTTTTACGAGCGGCAGAAGCCTAAGCAGTGGAACAACAATAATGGGTGTGATTTTTACGAAGGGAGCTGGGTTTACGACGTGTCGTACCCACTTTACGACGCGTCGAACTGTCCCTTCATCGGTGACGGCTTTAACTGCCAGAAGAATGGTCGCCCGGACTCCGAATACCTCAAGTTCCGGTGGCAGCCCCGCCGCTGTGACCTCCCCAG ATTCAATGGTGAAGATTTGCTAGAGAGATACAGAGGGAAGAAGATAATGGTAGTGGGTGATTCATTGAGTAATAACATGTGGCAGTCATTAACATGCATGCTACACACTGCTGTCCCAAATTCCAATTATACCCTTACCACTCACAACTCTCTCTCGACCTTTTTCTTTCCT GAATATGAGACATCAGtaatgtatttgaaaaatgggttTCTAGTGGATTTagtgaaagagaaaataggGAAAGTGCTAAAATTGGAGTCCATTAGTAGAGGAGATGAGTGGAAAAACGTTGACTTGATGATTTTCAACACTTATCATTGGTGGACTCACACTGGCCATTATAAAAC ATGGGATTTCTTCCAAGTAGGAGACAAATTGGTGAAAGAAATGGATAGAATGGAAGCTTTCAAGATTGGTTTGACAACTTGGGGTAAATGGCTTGATTCCAATATCAATCCTTCAAACACCATTGTTTTCTTCCAAGGTGTTTCTGCCGTTCATATTGA tGGAAATGATTGGGGAGAGGCATCGACAAAGAATTGTCAAGGAGAGAAGCAACCGATAAAAGGATCAAGATATCCAGGGCCAAGTCTCGAAGGAGAAGCCATAGCGAAGAATGTACTAAGCGACATTGTGACGCCAGTCTATTTACTTGATGTCACATTGTTGACTCAACTTAGAAAAGATGGACATCCTTCCAACTACACTACTTCCAATAATTCTACCCCTCTTCTTGATTGTAGCCATTGGTGTCTCGCGGGTGTTCCTGATACTTGGAATCTTATCCTTTTTGCtactttgtttcaaaattga
- the LOC101209756 gene encoding B-box zinc finger protein 22, whose amino-acid sequence MKIQCNVCEMAEATVLCCADEAALCWACDEKIHAANKLASKHQRVPLSGSSSQMPKCDICQEASGYIFCLEDRALLCRKCDVAIHTANTYVTGHQRFLLTGVKVALEPTDPVACSSMAKSHSREKSTEIKIRPPSEREFAMPSPSELSRSLSVLGGSEDFMANRTLLTGSGDSGSGGFSQWQMDELISLTGFNQNYGYMDNGSSKADSGKLGDSDSSPVLRAADIELDDDDECLGQVPEASWAVPQIPSPPTASGLYWPRSYHNSMDGAVFVPDICSSEKVQHCSRNGTFSKRRRQF is encoded by the exons atgaagattcaGTGCAACGTCTGTGAGATGGCTGAAGCCACTGTTCTGTGTTGTGCTGATGAGGCGGCGCTGTGCTGGGCCTGCGATGAGAAGATTCATGCGGCCAACAAGCTTGCAAGCAAGCACCAGAGAGTTCCTCTCTCTGGTTCTTCATCTCAGATGCCTAAATGCGACATCTGTCAG GAAGCTAGTGGATATATCTTCTGTTTAGAGGATCGGGCATTACTTTGCAGAAAGTGTGATGTTGCTATACACACGGCAAATACTTATGTAACTGGTCATCAACGCTTTCTGCTTACTGGTGTGAAAGTGGCACTCGAGCCTACTGATCCTGTTGCTTGTTCTTCCATGGCTAAGTCACATTCTCGAGAGAAGTCTACGGAGATTAAAATTAGACCACCATCTGAAAGGGAATTTGCGATGCCTTCTCCTTCTGAACTCAGCAGAAGCCTGTCTGTACTAGGTGGATCTGAGGACTTTATGGCAAATAGAACGTTGCTTACTGGAAGCGGAGATTCTGGTTCTGGTGGCTTTTCACAGTGGCAAATGGATGAGCTTATTAGTCTGACCGGATTCAATCAGAACTATGGGTATATGGACAACGGATCATCCAAG GCTGATAGTGGAAAGCTTGGGGATTCCGATTCATCACCAGTTTTGAGAGCTGCTGACATCGAACTGGACGATGACGATGAATGCTTGGGTCAGGTTCCAGAAGCTTCCTGGGCTGTGCCTCAGATTCCCTCTCCACCTACAGCATCAGGCTTATACTGGCCAAGGAGTTACCATAATTCTATGGATGGTGCTGTTTTTGTTCCTGACATCTGTTCTTCAGAAAAGGTTCAACATTGCTCACGTAATGgtacattttcaaaacgaAGAAGACAGTTCTAG
- the LOC101208540 gene encoding protein transport protein Sec61 subunit alpha, which yields MGGGFRVLHLVRPFLSFLPEVQSADRKIPFREKVIYTVIALFIFLVCSQLPLYGIHSTTGADPFYWMRVILASNRGTVMELGITPIVTSGMVMQLLVGSKIIEVDNNVREDRALLNGAQKLLGILIAVGEAVAYVLSGMYGSVSQLGVGNAILIIVQLCFAGIVVICLDELLQKGYGLGSGISLFIATNMCENIIWKAFSPTTINSGRGAEFEGAVIALFHLLITRTDKVRALREAFYRQNLPNVTNLLATVLIFLIVVYFQGFRVVLPVRSKNSRGQQGSYPIKLFYTSNMPIILHSALVSNLYFISQLLYRKYSGNFLVNLLGIWKESEYSNGQTIPVGGLAYYITPPSSLADMAANPFHALFYLVFMLSACALFSKTWIEVSGSSARDVAKQLKEQQMVMPGHRESNLQKELNRYIPTAAAFGGMCIGALTVLADFMGAIGSGTGILLAVTIIYQYFETFEKEKVSELGLFGF from the exons ATGGGAGGTGGGTTTAGAGTCCTTCATCTGGTCAGGCCGTTCCTTTCGTTTCTTCCTGAGGTGCAGAGTGCCGATCGGAAAATTCCATTCAGAGAGAAGGTCATTTATACTGTCATCGCACTCTTCATCTTCTTGGTATGCAGCCAGCTTCCTCTGTATGGGATTCACTCCACCACGGGCGCAGATCCGTTTTATTGGATGCGTGTTATCCTAGCTTCCAATCGTGGTACTGTCATGGAGCTTGGGATCACCCCCATCGTAACATCTGGGATGGTGATGCAACTCCTCGTTGGATCCAAGATAATTGAGGTCGACAACAATGTGCGGGAGGACCGTGCTCTCTT AAACGGTGCACAGAAATTGCTGGGCATCCTCATAGCCGTCGGTGAAGCAGTTGCTTATGTTCTTTCAGGAATGTATGGTAGCGTTAGCCAACTTGGTGTGGGAAATGCTATTCTTATAATTGTTCAGCTGTGCTTTGCTGGTATTGTTGTCATATGCTTGGATGAGCTTCTCCAGAAGGGATATGGTTTAGGATCTGGAATTTCCCTCTTCATAGCAACAAACATGTG TGAGAACATTATTTGGAAAGCATTTAGTCCGACCACCATTAACAGTGGAAGAGGAGCTGAATTTGAAGGAGCTGTCATTGCTTTGTTCCACCTGCTGATTACTCGAACGGACAAGGTTCGTGCATTGCGGGAAGCATTCTATCGACAGAATCTCCCGAACGTGACAAATCTGCTAGCTACAGTTTTGATCTTCTTAATTGTTGTCTACTTCCAAGGATTCCGGGTGGTTCTGCCTGTGAGGTCAAAGAACTCCCGTGGACAACAGGGTTCTTACCCAATTAAGCTTTTCTACACCTCCAACATGCCTATCATTCTTCACTCTGCTCTTGTgtccaacctttatttcatctCTCAG TTGTTGTACAGAAAGTACAGTGGGAACTTCCTGGTGAATCTTCTGGGTATATGGAAGGAATCCGAGTATTCAAACGGCCAAACCATCCCTGTTGGTGGCCTTGCTTATTACATTACCCCACCATCAAG CTTAGCTGATATGGCAGCCAATCCCTTCCATGCCTTGTTTTATCTCGTCTTCATGCTATCAGCATGTGCACTCTTCTCTAAAACTTGGATTGAAGTTTCTGGTTCCTCCGCCAGAGATGTAGCCAAGCAGCTGAAG GAACAACAAATGGTCATGCCTGGACACCGTGAATCTAACTTACAGAAAGAGTTGAACCGTTACATACCCACAGCGGCAGCATTTGGAGGAATGTGTATTGGTGCACTGACCGTGTTGGCTGATTTCATGGGTGCAATCGGTTCTGGAACGGGAATTTTGCTTGCAGTGACAATTATTTATCAGTACTTCGAGACCTTCGAGAAGGAGAAAGTCAGTGAACTGGGTCTGTTtggtttctaa